A stretch of the Lactuca sativa cultivar Salinas chromosome 9, Lsat_Salinas_v11, whole genome shotgun sequence genome encodes the following:
- the LOC111885364 gene encoding transcription factor RF2b → MQDPSNPIPNPDPNPMNAAPFPFRASHHRRAHSEVNFRLPDDLDLVSDTFDAPSGSFEELGSEDDLFCTYMDIEKLGSNLTDGGGGGSGGGGPDIGRISNSGGGGGGASEDNNGDGEKSSSRPRHRHSNSMDSSSLYSESIEAKKAMAPDKLAELWTIDPKRAKRILANRQSAARSKERKARYISELERKVQTLQTEATTLSAQLTLFQRDTTGLSSENTELKLRLQAMEQQAQLRDALNEALKQEVERLRVATGEIASCSDGYNLGMHHVPYNQPNFFTNQNQPDPQKYHQSNMSNHRHHPLLAATHGSALSDTLQQDPLGRFQGLDISNRNGSHLIKTEGPSISASESSSTF, encoded by the exons ATGCAAGATCCATCAAATCCCATTCCCAATCCCGATCCAAATCCAATGAATGCGGCTCCATTTCCGTTCAGGGCATCTCACCACCGCCGAGCACACTCCGAGGTCAACTTCCGGCTACCGGACGACCTAGATCTGGTATCAGACACCTTCGATGCACCCTCTGGAAGCTTCGAAGAGCTTGGATCTGAGGACGATTTGTTTTGTACTTATATGGACATTGAGAAGCTCGGATCCAACTTGACTGACGGCGGTGGCGGCGGCAGCGGTGGAGGAGGTCCAGACATCGGTCGGATCAGCAAttccggtggtggtggtggtggagcttCGGAGGATAACAATGGTGACGGTGAAAAGAGCAGTTCCAGACCTCGACATCGGCATAGCAATTCAATGGATAGTTCCAGTCTTTATAGTGAAAGTATTGAAGCTAAGAAAGCAATGGCTCCTGATAAGCTTGCTGAATTATGGACTATTGATCCTAAACGAGCTAAGAG GATTTTAGCCAATCGACAATCTGCTGCTCGATCAAAAGAGAGGAAAGCACGCTATATATCTGAACTTGAGAGAAAAGTTCAGACCCTACAAACGGAAGCAACCACCCTTTCAGCACAGTTAACTCTGTTTCAG AGAGATACAACCGGCCTTTCATCTGAAAACACGGAGCTTAAGCTCCGATTACAGGCTATGGAACAACAAGCTCAGTTACGTGATG CTTTGAATGAGGCACTGAAGCAAGAAGTGGAAAGGCTGAGAGTTGCAACCGGAGAAATTGCAAGCTGTTCAGACGGATACAATCTAGGGATGCATCATGTTCCTTATAACCAACCAAACTTTTTCACAAACCAAAACCAACCCGACCCACAAAAATACCACCAGTCAAACATGTCAAACCACCGCCACCACCCGCTACTTGCCGCCACCCATGGCAGTGCCCTCTCGGACACATTGCAGCAGGATCCACTTGGGCGGTTCCAGGGGCTTGACATCAGTAACCGAAACGGTTCTCATCTTATCAAAACCGAAGGGCCTTCGATCTCTGCTAGTGAAAGCAGCAGTACGTTTTAA